The proteins below are encoded in one region of Myxococcaceae bacterium JPH2:
- a CDS encoding NAD(P)/FAD-dependent oxidoreductase: MPDVIVVGAGHNGLVTAAMLAKRGLSVTVLEEKDTVGGACKTEYPFRSAPKLGVSTGAYLLGLMPPELLSELELDLPLKRRDPHYFLPTMDRRYLLFGSDERELERQFREFFSEADWLANQAMNAELAALREDVAPAWLLPPLSIEETAERYIRPALRHAFVRLCRGSAREYLDRFGFKSDFVKAMYAVTDAFSGLDGGYDTPGTGMNLLVHNMCRLPGSGGTWMIVGGGMGTVTQQIARVARKYGAELRTGAKVASVRVDNGVAKGVVLENGEELSAKVVVSNGDPFRTLRLLSSTAVPSDYRAQVEAMAAPGTTFKVNLCLKGLPRFTCLPEDRGQFGPTIHLLPQEDDVLGALARGYAETKAGRLSEFPSIEWYVHTTVDPSLRDEEGHHNSALFVEWVPHTLAGTTWEKEEARYVQHLLSICDQFAPGTSDLVQEYFALTPPKIEQHFGITHGHIHHVDNKRGFNDRLPYETPVQGLYFCSAGCHPAGSVIGAAGHNAANVVLQALGR, encoded by the coding sequence ATGCCAGACGTCATCGTGGTGGGCGCAGGACACAACGGACTTGTCACCGCGGCGATGCTGGCGAAACGGGGCCTGTCCGTCACGGTCCTGGAGGAGAAGGACACCGTGGGTGGCGCGTGCAAGACGGAGTACCCGTTCCGCAGCGCGCCCAAGCTGGGGGTGTCCACCGGGGCCTATCTGCTCGGGCTGATGCCACCGGAGCTGCTGAGCGAGTTGGAGCTGGACCTGCCGCTCAAGCGCCGCGACCCGCACTACTTCCTGCCCACCATGGACCGGCGCTATCTGCTCTTCGGCTCGGACGAGCGGGAGCTGGAGCGGCAGTTCCGTGAGTTCTTCTCCGAGGCGGACTGGCTCGCCAACCAGGCGATGAACGCGGAGCTGGCGGCCCTGCGCGAGGATGTGGCCCCGGCGTGGCTCCTTCCGCCGCTCTCCATCGAGGAGACGGCCGAGCGGTACATCCGCCCTGCCCTGCGGCACGCGTTCGTGCGGCTGTGTCGGGGCTCGGCGCGCGAGTACCTGGACCGCTTCGGCTTCAAGTCGGACTTCGTCAAGGCGATGTACGCGGTGACCGACGCGTTCTCCGGCCTGGACGGCGGCTACGACACGCCGGGCACGGGCATGAACCTGCTGGTCCACAACATGTGCCGGCTGCCGGGCAGCGGTGGCACGTGGATGATTGTCGGCGGCGGCATGGGCACCGTCACCCAGCAGATCGCTCGGGTGGCGCGCAAGTACGGCGCCGAGCTGCGCACGGGCGCGAAGGTGGCCTCGGTGCGCGTGGACAACGGCGTGGCCAAGGGCGTGGTGCTGGAGAACGGCGAGGAGCTGTCCGCGAAGGTCGTCGTGTCCAACGGCGACCCGTTCCGCACCCTGCGACTGCTCTCCTCCACCGCGGTGCCTTCCGACTACCGCGCCCAGGTGGAAGCGATGGCCGCGCCCGGCACCACGTTCAAGGTGAACCTGTGCCTCAAGGGCCTGCCGCGCTTCACCTGCCTGCCCGAGGACCGGGGCCAGTTCGGTCCCACCATCCACCTGCTCCCGCAGGAGGACGACGTGCTGGGCGCCCTGGCGCGAGGCTACGCCGAGACGAAGGCGGGCCGGCTCTCCGAGTTCCCCTCCATCGAGTGGTATGTGCACACCACGGTGGACCCGTCCCTGCGCGACGAGGAGGGGCACCACAACTCCGCGCTGTTTGTGGAGTGGGTGCCGCACACGCTCGCGGGCACCACGTGGGAGAAGGAGGAGGCGCGCTACGTCCAGCACCTGTTGTCCATCTGCGACCAGTTCGCCCCGGGGACGAGCGACCTCGTGCAGGAGTACTTCGCGCTCACGCCGCCGAAGATTGAGCAGCACTTCGGCATCACCCACGGCCACATCCACCATGTGGACAACAAGCGGGGCTTCAACGACCGCCTGCCCTACGAGACGCCGGTGCAGGGCCTGTACTTCTGCAGCGCGGGCTGCCATCCGGCCGGAAGCGTCATCGGCGCCGCGGGCCACAACGCCGCCAACGTCGTCCTGCAGGCGCTCGGACGGTGA